One Candidatus Tanganyikabacteria bacterium genomic window carries:
- a CDS encoding flagellin produces MRIDPSSLSTQINRNLQSQLAQAGQAMRRISSGQQINQASDDPAGLAVSMRLLAELTAADQGSENALDGISMLQTAEGALGQTTELIGRARELAVQAGNGTLTSADRDAINLELTEITRQIDSIAGGTEFNTKKLLDGSQTSVTIQTGASQATTFSLPNASSAALGLSGLDANNAAATIQALDGALEQVLSNRSRIGATVNGLQKTYEVRQVAAQNMAASHSRIRDADLARQASELARANLMSQASLAMSAQASQIGAGVLSLLR; encoded by the coding sequence ATGCGGATTGACCCGAGCAGCCTCTCGACGCAGATCAACCGGAACCTGCAGAGCCAGCTGGCCCAGGCCGGGCAGGCGATGCGCCGGATTTCATCCGGCCAGCAGATCAACCAGGCCTCCGACGATCCGGCCGGCCTGGCGGTCTCGATGCGCCTCCTCGCCGAGCTCACGGCCGCGGATCAGGGTTCGGAGAACGCCCTCGACGGCATCAGCATGCTGCAGACGGCCGAAGGGGCGCTCGGTCAGACCACCGAACTCATCGGCCGGGCCCGCGAACTGGCGGTCCAGGCCGGCAACGGCACGCTGACGTCCGCCGACCGGGACGCGATCAACCTGGAGCTCACCGAGATCACCCGGCAGATCGATTCCATCGCCGGCGGCACCGAGTTCAACACCAAGAAGTTGCTCGACGGATCCCAGACCTCGGTGACGATCCAGACAGGTGCCAGCCAGGCGACCACCTTCAGCCTGCCCAACGCCTCCTCGGCGGCCCTGGGCCTCTCGGGCCTCGACGCCAACAACGCCGCCGCGACCATCCAGGCGCTCGACGGCGCCCTGGAGCAGGTGCTTTCCAACCGGAGCCGCATAGGCGCCACGGTCAACGGCCTCCAGAAGACCTACGAGGTGCGCCAGGTGGCCGCGCAGAACATGGCGGCCTCGCACAGCCGCATCCGCGACGCCGACCTGGCCCGGCAGGCCTCCGAACTCGCGCGGGCCAATCTCATGAGCCAGGCGTCCCTGGCCATGTCCGCCCAGGCGTCGCAGATAGGCGCCGGCGTGCTCAGCCTGCTGCGTTAG
- a CDS encoding TIM barrel protein, with protein MRILYSTACLAGARDQAAAIEQLRSADLAPLEAGPLAGDLERPAAEAGIAAAHLAFLPARSARCNLAAADDDLRGQAVKAISEALARCEWLGIPVYGVEAGWNLTATLLDHGTPVGAPGRRPHALAQLERSLDRLADRALERGLSLLVATMGPASGGLLAGPGEVRQVLGTVGAPNLAVAIDMEAWEAAARLAAPRFDPDAAACDLGSIVGALRLPVRGKPERWHVAVAAALGDARLVLVGGAAGVSPLRDGGARLREALHAPA; from the coding sequence ATGCGCATCTTGTACTCGACCGCCTGCCTGGCCGGCGCCAGGGACCAGGCCGCGGCGATCGAGCAACTGCGATCGGCCGATCTGGCGCCGCTCGAAGCCGGCCCGCTGGCCGGAGATCTCGAACGGCCGGCGGCGGAGGCCGGCATCGCGGCCGCACACCTGGCATTCCTTCCCGCCCGGAGCGCGCGCTGCAACCTGGCGGCGGCCGACGACGATCTGCGGGGCCAGGCGGTGAAAGCCATCTCCGAGGCCCTCGCACGCTGCGAATGGCTCGGCATCCCTGTTTACGGCGTCGAGGCGGGGTGGAACCTCACCGCGACGCTCCTGGATCACGGCACGCCGGTCGGCGCGCCGGGCCGCCGGCCGCATGCCCTCGCGCAGCTAGAGCGGAGCCTCGATCGCCTCGCCGATCGGGCGCTCGAGCGGGGCCTCTCGCTGCTGGTCGCGACGATGGGCCCGGCCTCGGGCGGCTTGCTCGCCGGTCCGGGGGAGGTCCGCCAGGTCCTCGGCACCGTCGGCGCCCCCAATCTCGCCGTGGCGATCGACATGGAAGCCTGGGAGGCCGCGGCGCGGCTGGCGGCTCCCCGCTTCGATCCGGATGCCGCGGCCTGCGACCTCGGCTCCATCGTGGGCGCGCTGCGGCTGCCGGTCCGCGGCAAGCCCGAGCGCTGGCATGTCGCGGTTGCCGCGGCCCTTGGCGACGCACGCCTGGTGCTGGTGGGCGGCGCCGCCGGAGTTTCCCCCTTGCGCGACGGCGGCGCGCGCCTCAGGGAGGCTCTCCATGCCCCCGCGTGA